ACCCCCCACATGTACGACCACATGGTGCCCGGCATCCTCGGCGCCGAGGTCGCCTGGACCGTCGGCGCCGAGGGGCCCGTCACCGTCGTCTCGGACGGCTGCACCTCAGGACTGGACTCGGTCGGCTACGCCTGCCGGCTGATCCAGGAGGGCTCCGTCGACGTCATGCTGGCGGGCGCCACCGACACCCCCCTCACCCCGATCGTCGCCGCCTGCTTCGACGCCATCAAGGCGACCACGCCCCGCAACGACGACGCGGAACACGCCTCGCGCCCCTTCGACCTCTCCCGCAACGGCTTCGTCCTCGCCGAGGGTGCCGCGATGTTCGTCCTGGAGGAGTACGAGAGCGCGGTACGCCGCGGAGCCCGGATCTACGCGGAGGTGAGCGGCTACGCGACCCGCCTCAACGCCCACCACATGACCGGCCTCAAGACCGACGGCCGGGAGATGGCCGAGGCCATCCGCGTCGCCCTCGACGAGTCCCGGATCGACCCGACCGCCATCGACTACGTCAACGCCCACGGCTCCGGCACCAAGCAGAACGACCGCCACGAGACGGCCGCCTTCAAGCGGAGCCTCGGCGAGCACGCCTACGCCGTGCCCGTCAGCTCCATCAAGTCGATGGTCGGCCACTCCCTCGGCGCCATCGGCTCCATCGAGATCGCCGCCAGCCTCCTGGCCCTCACCCACCAGGTCGTCCCGCCCACGGCCAACCTCCACACCGCCGACCCGGAGTGCGACCTCGACTACGTCCCGCTGACCGCCCGCGAGGCGAAGCTGCGCAGCGTCCTCACCGTGGGCAGCGGCTTCGGCGGATTCCAGAGCGCGATGGTGCTCCGAAGGACCGAGGAGGCCGCGGCATGAGCGACCGAGCCCTGATCACCGGCATCGGCGTGGTGGCCCCCAACGGCCTCGGCGTCAAGGAGTACTGGAACGCCACCCTCGAAGGGCGCGGCGGCATCGCCCCCCTGACCCGCTTCGACGCCTCCCGCTACCGCTCCCGGCTGGCCGGCCAGATCCTCGGCTTCGACCCGGCGGACCACCTGCCCAACCGGCTGCTCCCGCAGACCGACGTCTCCACCCGCCTCGCCCTGGTCGCCGCCGAACACGCCCTCGCCGACGGCGGCGTCGACCCGGCCGAGCTCGTCGACTTCGACATCGGCGTCATCACCTCCAACGCCTCCGGCGGATTCGCCTTCACCCACCGGGAGTTCGCCAACCTCTGGTCCAAGGGGCCGGAGTTCGTCAGCGTGTACGAGTCGTTCGCCTGGTTCTACGCGGTCAACACCGGTCAGGTGTCCATCCGGCACAAGCTGCGCGGCCCGGGAGTCGCCCTGGTCGCCGAGCAGGCCGGCGGTCTGGACGCGCTGGGCCATGCCCGCCGTTCCCTCCGGCTCGGCACCCCGCTCGTCGTCACCGGCGGCGTCGACTCGGCCCTGGACCCCTGGGGCTGGGCCGCGCACCTGTCCGGCGGGCTGATCAGCGCGAGCGACGACCCGGACCGGGCCTACCTCCCCTTCGACACCCTCGCGGACGGCCATGTACCCGGCGAGGGAGGCGCGTTCCTCATCATGGAGGACGAACGGGGCGCACAGGCAAGGGGAGTGGACCGCGTCTACGGCGAACTCGCGGGGTACGCGGCCACCTTCGACCCGCCGCCCGGATCCGGACGGCCTCCGGCGCTCCGCCGCGCGGCGGAGCTGGCGATCGCCGACGCCGGCCTCGCCCCCTCGGACATCGGCATCGTCTTCGCGGACGCGGCGGGAACCGCGGAGCTGGACCGGACCGAGGCCGAGGCGATCACCGGGATCTTCGGCTCCCACGGAGTCCCGGTCGCCGCCCCCAAGGCGCTGACCGGCCGACTCCTCGCGGGCGGCGGCCCGTTGGACGTGGTGACCGCCCTGCTCGCCCTCCGTGACGGGCTCGTCCCGGCCGTGCCGTACGAGGGGGAGACCCCCGCCGCGTACGGCCTCGACCTGGTCCGCGGGACACCCCGGCCGACCTCCGCCCGGGCGGCCCTCGTGCTCGCCCGGGGCCGCTGGGGCTTCAACTCGGCCGTCGTCGTCACGGTGCCCGGCCATGGCTGACGGTGCCCCGCGCCTCGTCGAGGTCGCCGACGGGGTCCACGCGTACATCCAGCCCGACGGCGGCTGGTGCCTCAACAACGCGGGCGTGATCCGCACGGACGACGGCGCGATCGTCGTCGACACGGCCGCCACCGAACGCAGGGCGCTGCGGCTGGGGGAGAGCGTCGACCGCCTCGCGGCCGGTCCGCGCCGGACGGTGGTCAACACCCACTTCCACGGCGACCACACCTTCGGCAACGGCGTCTTCGGGCCGGACGCCACAGTGATCAGCCACGCCCACACCCGGACCGACATGGCCGAGACCGGACTCGCCCTGACCGGCCTGTGGCCGGACGTGGAGTGGGGGGACGTCGAGGTCGTCCTGCCCGACGTCACCTACTCCGGCGGCATGACCCTGCACGCCGGTGGCCGGCGCGTGGAACTGCTGCATCCCGGCCCCGCGCACACCCGCAGCGACACCGTGGTCTGGCTGCCGGCGGAGCGGGTCCTGTTCACCGGGGACGTCGTGATGCCCGGCTGCACGCCCTTCGTCCTGATGGGAACGGTACGGGGCTCCCTGGAGGCCCTGGAGCGGCTGCGCGCGCTGGACCCCGTCACGGTCGTGGGCGGCCACGGACCGCTCGCCGGCCCCGACGCCCTCGACGCCACCGAGGAGTACCTGCGCTGGCTGGGGAAGGTCGCGGCGGAGGGCGCCGCGAGCGGCCTCACCGCACTGGAGACGGCCCGGACGTGCGACCTCGGCGCCTTCGCGGGACTCCTCGACGCCGAGCGGCTCGTGGGCAACCTGCACCGCGCCCGGCAGGAGCTGGACGACGCGGAACTCGCCGCGCCGCTGGACGTCGTCGGGGTCTTCGGCGAGATGGTCGCTTACCACGGAGGCCTGCCGGCCTGCCACGCGTGACGGCGGGGACGGGGGCGGGGACGGAGGTCTACGTCCTCGCCCCGCCCCCGTCTACGTCCCTGCCTCTACCCCCGCCCCCGCCCCCGCCCCCGTCTACGTCCCCGTACGGATCGCGCGGACCGCCGGTGCCGTCGAGTGCGGCAGCAGGTCCGCCGGGTGGTCCGGGCGGAGGACCTCCACCGCGACCTCCTCCCGGAAGCGGTACGGGCGGTGCGCCAGGACGCCGCTGAGGTTCCGGCGTACCCGGGACATCTCCGCCCGTACGGTCACCGTCCTCGTACGGTCCCCGAACACGTCGTCCGCCAGCTCCGCCGCCGTCCGGCCGTCCCGGTGCAGCGCCAGGACGTAGAGGAGCTCCGCGTGCCGGGGGCTGAGCTCCTGCTGCCAGCTGCCCGCCTCGCCCGAGACGGCCACCGTCCAGCGGCGCGGCCGGCTCAGGTCCAGGACCACCCGGCTCGCCGCGTCCGCGCCGGGCCCCGGCTGCCGGGTCTCCTCCTCGACCCGCAGCAGCCAGCCGCCCGGCAGCGGCTCCACCGCGCACAGGCCCAGAGAGGGGAGCCACACCCGCCCGGCGCGGAAGGACTTGGGCAGCGGGATCCGGTCCACCGGCGCGAGCCCGGTCACCGCCGCCGTCCAGCCGTGGATGTCGACCGCGACGGCCCGGCCGCCCACGCGGCACAGGATCGGCGCGGCAACGGCCCGAAGGCGTTCGACCGAGCGGCGGTGCCGTTCCCGCATCTCGGCCTCGGCGAGCTGGGCGACCGAGGCAACCAGGGCCAGCATGGCCGGATGGAAGCTGGACGCCGGTCCACTGACGTCCAGGATCCCCAGGAGCCGCTGATCGCGCGGATCGTGCACGGGCGCGGCGGCGCAGGTCCAGTTGTGCAGCGTGTGCACGTAGTGCTCGGCGGAGTGCACCTGCACCGCCCGGCCCATCGCGAGCGCCGTGCCGACCGCGTTCGTCCCGGTCGCGTGCTCGGTCCAGGCCGCGCCCTCCTCCAGGCAGATGCCGTTGGCCTGCCGCAGCACCGAGAGGTTGCCCTGGCGCCACAGCACCCGGCCGTGCTCGTCGGTGACCACCATGATCTGGAGGGAGGTGTCGGCGATGCCGGCGAGGCCGCTGCTGAGCGTCCGCATCACCTCGGAGAGGAGCGTGCCCCTGCGCCGCTGCTCCAGTTCGTCCCGCTGCAGCAGCACGCTGCTCGTGCTCTTGTCGGGGTCGAGACCCAGCCGGGCCATCCGCTGCCAGGACGCGTCGATGACCGCGCGGGGCGCGATCGGCGGCGTACGGCCCGCGAGGGTCTCCTCACGGACCCGGTGCAGCAGTCGGGCGGCCTGGGCGGCGTCCATGGCGGCCAGCCGCCTCATGTCGAGCTGAGTGTTCTTCATCGGTCTCTCCCAGCCACCCACGGTGCTGTATCGGTTCTGCACGGGGCAGATGTCCGGAGTGTCGCTGCCCATGGTGCCGTTCGGAACCACCTGACGCGGCCCGGTTCGGGTAATCCTGCAACCCTTTGCAACTCTGGCGATCGACAGCCCCCGTGCATGAGGGTGGTGTGAGCGGTGGGTGGTGCCGTGTCGGCGCAGCACCACCCCCGCTCTCTCCGCGCGTGCCGACCCTCTCGGGTCCACCCCTGGTACGCGCGGCCCAAGAGCCCGGCACTCGTGGGGCATCGGCCCGTACGGTCCTCAGACCGACACCCGAGCCCGCTCCACCACGGCCCGCAGGTCCAGGGTGTGCGGCAGCGTCCCGAACGTCGACCCTCCGTCCCCGCCGAGCCGCGACGCGCAGAACGCGTCCGCGACCTCAGGCGGCGCCCACCGCACGAGCAGCGAGCCCTGGAGCACCAGCGCCATCCGCTCCACGAGCCGCCGCGCCCGCGCCTCGACCCCCTCCAGATCGGCCAGTTCGACCAGGAGTTCCCGGATCGCCCGGTCGAGCCGGTGGTCCGCGCCCCGCGCCGCCCCCACCTCCCGCAGGAAGGCGTCGAACGAGGCCGGCTCGGTCCGCAGCGCCCGCAGCACGTCGAGCGCCTGGACGTTCCCCGAGCCCTCCCAGACCGAGTTGAGCGGCGACTCCCGCAACAGCCGCGGCAGCCCCGACTCCTCCACGTACCCGTTGCCGCCGAGGCACTCCAGGGCCTCCGCCACCACCGGTGTGCACCGCTTCGTCACCCAGTACTTCGCCACCGGCACGGTGATACGGAGCAGAGCCCGCTCACGCTCGGCGTGGCTGCCGCCGCCGGTTTCGCCGGCGGCGTCGATTGCGGTGGCGTCGTCGATTGCGGTGGCGTCGTCGGTTTCCACCGCGTCGTACGCCGCCGCCAGCCGCATCGCGAGCACCGTCGCCGCCTCCGACTCCAGGGCCAGATCGGCGAGCACGTTCCGCATCAGCGGCTTCTCGATCAGCACCCCGCCGAAGGCCTGCCGGTACGCGCAGTGGTGCACGGCCTGCGCCACCGCCTGCCGCATCAGCGCCGCCGAGCCGAGTACGCAGTCGAGCCGGGTCGCCGCCACCATCCCGATGACCGTCCGCACCCCGCGCCCCTCCTCGCCGACCCGGCGCGCCCAGGTCGTCCCGTCGAATTCCACCTCGGCGGAGGCGTTCGACCGGTTGCCCAGCTTGTCCTTGAGCCGCTGGATCGCGAACGCGTTGCGCGAGCCGTCCGCGAGGACCCGGGGCAGCAGGAAGCAGGTCAGCCCCGCCGGAGCCTGTGCGAGGACCAGGAAGGCGTCCGACATCGGTGCCGAGCAGAACCATTTGTGGCCCGTCAGGACGTACTCCCCGTCGGCCGCCAGCGGGCGCGCCTCCGTGGTGTTCGACCGGACGTCGCTGCCGCCCTGCTTCTCCGTGAGCGCCATCCCGAGCAGGGCCCCCGGCTTCTCGGCGACGGGCCGCAGCTCCCGTTCGTACACGTGCGAGGCCGCGGCCGGCTCCCACACCTCCGCGAGCTCCGGCTCGGCGCGCAGCGCGGGCACGGCCGCGTGCGTCATCGACAGCGGGCAGACGTGCCCCGCCTCCGCCTGCGACACCACCAGAAGCCCCGCGGCCCGCCGCACATGACCACCCGGACGGCCCCACGCGTCGGTCAGCCCGGCCCCCACGGACCTGCCGAGCAGCCGGTGCCAGGCCGGATGGAAGTCGACCTCGTCGATCCGGTTCCCGTACCGGTCGTGGGTCCGCAGCCGCGGCGGGTACGCGTTCGCCAGCTCCCCCCACTCCCTGACCTGCGCGGACCCGCTCGCCCGCCCCAACAGGGCCAGCTCCTCGCGGGCCTCCGTCAGGATCGCGGGCGCGAGGTGCCGCTCGACCGCCTCCGCCAGCGGCCGATCGGACGTGAAGACGTCGTATCCCGCCAGGGGCGGAGCCTGGTTGGTCACGGTGTGGGTGCTCCCTGCCATGCCGATACGGTAAGCAGGTGCAGGCAGCAAGAGAAACACCCGAACGGCCCGAGGGGCCCGACCGGCCGGATGGGACGGATCGGACGGATCACTCGAACCGGCAGGACCGGTCCGAGCGGCGGCCCTGGAGCAAGCTCCACCGAGCGCGCGTCCTCTACCGCAACGTCTCCAAGCGGAAGATGGTCTGGCTCCTCCTCAAGGACACCGTCAACTCGTGCATCGAGT
Above is a genomic segment from Streptomyces sp. NBC_00094 containing:
- a CDS encoding beta-ketoacyl synthase codes for the protein MSRRVVVTGLGVRAPGGSGTREFWDLLSSGRTATRSITSFDASACRSQVAGEIDFDPAAEGLSPREIRRMDRAAQFAVVCARDAVADSGLAFDGIRPERIGVSVGSAVAAAMSLESEYRVLSDQGREWEVDPSYLTPHMYDHMVPGILGAEVAWTVGAEGPVTVVSDGCTSGLDSVGYACRLIQEGSVDVMLAGATDTPLTPIVAACFDAIKATTPRNDDAEHASRPFDLSRNGFVLAEGAAMFVLEEYESAVRRGARIYAEVSGYATRLNAHHMTGLKTDGREMAEAIRVALDESRIDPTAIDYVNAHGSGTKQNDRHETAAFKRSLGEHAYAVPVSSIKSMVGHSLGAIGSIEIAASLLALTHQVVPPTANLHTADPECDLDYVPLTAREAKLRSVLTVGSGFGGFQSAMVLRRTEEAAA
- a CDS encoding ketosynthase chain-length factor, which encodes MSDRALITGIGVVAPNGLGVKEYWNATLEGRGGIAPLTRFDASRYRSRLAGQILGFDPADHLPNRLLPQTDVSTRLALVAAEHALADGGVDPAELVDFDIGVITSNASGGFAFTHREFANLWSKGPEFVSVYESFAWFYAVNTGQVSIRHKLRGPGVALVAEQAGGLDALGHARRSLRLGTPLVVTGGVDSALDPWGWAAHLSGGLISASDDPDRAYLPFDTLADGHVPGEGGAFLIMEDERGAQARGVDRVYGELAGYAATFDPPPGSGRPPALRRAAELAIADAGLAPSDIGIVFADAAGTAELDRTEAEAITGIFGSHGVPVAAPKALTGRLLAGGGPLDVVTALLALRDGLVPAVPYEGETPAAYGLDLVRGTPRPTSARAALVLARGRWGFNSAVVVTVPGHG
- a CDS encoding MBL fold metallo-hydrolase, producing MADGAPRLVEVADGVHAYIQPDGGWCLNNAGVIRTDDGAIVVDTAATERRALRLGESVDRLAAGPRRTVVNTHFHGDHTFGNGVFGPDATVISHAHTRTDMAETGLALTGLWPDVEWGDVEVVLPDVTYSGGMTLHAGGRRVELLHPGPAHTRSDTVVWLPAERVLFTGDVVMPGCTPFVLMGTVRGSLEALERLRALDPVTVVGGHGPLAGPDALDATEEYLRWLGKVAAEGAASGLTALETARTCDLGAFAGLLDAERLVGNLHRARQELDDAELAAPLDVVGVFGEMVAYHGGLPACHA
- a CDS encoding GAF domain-containing protein translates to MKNTQLDMRRLAAMDAAQAARLLHRVREETLAGRTPPIAPRAVIDASWQRMARLGLDPDKSTSSVLLQRDELEQRRRGTLLSEVMRTLSSGLAGIADTSLQIMVVTDEHGRVLWRQGNLSVLRQANGICLEEGAAWTEHATGTNAVGTALAMGRAVQVHSAEHYVHTLHNWTCAAAPVHDPRDQRLLGILDVSGPASSFHPAMLALVASVAQLAEAEMRERHRRSVERLRAVAAPILCRVGGRAVAVDIHGWTAAVTGLAPVDRIPLPKSFRAGRVWLPSLGLCAVEPLPGGWLLRVEEETRQPGPGADAASRVVLDLSRPRRWTVAVSGEAGSWQQELSPRHAELLYVLALHRDGRTAAELADDVFGDRTRTVTVRAEMSRVRRNLSGVLAHRPYRFREEVAVEVLRPDHPADLLPHSTAPAVRAIRTGT
- a CDS encoding acyl-CoA dehydrogenase family protein, with translation MAGSTHTVTNQAPPLAGYDVFTSDRPLAEAVERHLAPAILTEAREELALLGRASGSAQVREWGELANAYPPRLRTHDRYGNRIDEVDFHPAWHRLLGRSVGAGLTDAWGRPGGHVRRAAGLLVVSQAEAGHVCPLSMTHAAVPALRAEPELAEVWEPAAASHVYERELRPVAEKPGALLGMALTEKQGGSDVRSNTTEARPLAADGEYVLTGHKWFCSAPMSDAFLVLAQAPAGLTCFLLPRVLADGSRNAFAIQRLKDKLGNRSNASAEVEFDGTTWARRVGEEGRGVRTVIGMVAATRLDCVLGSAALMRQAVAQAVHHCAYRQAFGGVLIEKPLMRNVLADLALESEAATVLAMRLAAAYDAVETDDATAIDDATAIDAAGETGGGSHAERERALLRITVPVAKYWVTKRCTPVVAEALECLGGNGYVEESGLPRLLRESPLNSVWEGSGNVQALDVLRALRTEPASFDAFLREVGAARGADHRLDRAIRELLVELADLEGVEARARRLVERMALVLQGSLLVRWAPPEVADAFCASRLGGDGGSTFGTLPHTLDLRAVVERARVSV